The DNA segment AAAGCCGTTGGTATGCTTGTGTGACCTATTAGCGAGAATCGTTCCTGTGAGGTACCCATATTACTCTCCGCTATCTCTTTAACTTCCTCAATTGCGGCTTGTACATTTTCGGCCTCAAAGTCGTTTTCGGAGTTGTCGAAACTGGTTTCTATTGCTGTGCTTGTACCACCACCATCCTCTCTCAACCAGTCCAGTTCCTCCCTTAACCCCACCACATCATCAATCGTAATTTCACCAATCGTAGAGCCTTGATAAGCCCAATGGGCTGGATGGGTTTCGGGGTTTTCACCTACTGGTGCATTTTCTTTAAGTCGGTAAAACTTTTCGGTTTGAAACTGAGGGTCTGCACTTGCCGGATTACTAAAACTTACGTATTCGGCCACTAAAGCATCAAATACGTAGTTTTTTTCAGGATCATAAACGCCTACCTGTTCAGGAGCCACAACCGCTTTAACATCCATTTTAGAATCCAACAAAGTTTGTAGCCCATCAATGGAAGCGGAAGGGATCTGCTCGTCTTTATGCCAAAATGAATCCATCCATGCCCAAAACTGAGACTGCGTTGGTAATAATCCTGTTTTAAACCAGTTTTTTAGCGTATTTATAGTCTGTTTGCCCATATTAATTAATCTAACGGTATTAGCATCCAATCAAAAAATATACTTTGATCTTCACTAAACTCTTCCTGAAAATAAATCTCCATATTTGTAGTACTGCGAGATCTGACAGCCCACGATATCAAATCATCGTTGCCATCTTCAGTATCATTAGCAAGTCGAATGGCTCCAAGAACTAAATAATTTGCGGTTGAAATTGTAGCACCAAATGGAATCACTTCACTATTAATGTCAGGATTACCACCTCGGATATCAAAAGGTCCGTATGTGCCTTTAGCGAGAGATACAATCGCTTTTTGTTCAAGTTCTTCAATATTATCTGCATTAGATTGTATATCCTGAGCGTTTACTAGAATATCATCTTCAACATCTGCTAAACGATTATTTAGAGCTGTCATTTGCGACATTAAACTTATGATAGTATCAGTACGTATGATAGAATCCCAAGATATATTATTTTCTGCGTCAGCTGACACTCCAAACTCAGCATTATAGCTTGTTTGCTCACGAGTACCAGCATCTACATTAGAAACTGTTACCTTTTTTACTATTTGCACGTTGCTTGAAATTGAACCTCCTTTAAAGGGCATTAAAATACCCTTTAAGAACATGTACCCCGGGGCTGCACTTGTTCCTGTAACTTCGCAACCCGAAACGATATAGTTATCGCCTCCTATATAGCCCAATTTCTCCATAGCTGCATAGGCGGCCTGCATAAATGCGAGTGAGTTAGTTGTAAGCGGAAAATCTTTCCTGTCTTGTAATGTTAATTTATCCATCTTTCTTATATATTTACCACAACATCAAATCTTTTGCCTGCCAGCTTATAATAATCAACAATACCTTTTAACCTGTACAGATCTGCCTCCGAAAATTGATATGGGATGTTTACAATAAAATCATAACTCCCCCCGTAATAAGCTGAATCATTATGTATTATTATACCCCCTTCAACATCATCAGATATGATTAGAGCGTCCAAATCAGTGTCTCTATTAATTAGTGTTACCACCTCACCTCCAGCGTCTGTTATGTATATCCTTCTATCAGAAGAATCAAAGGCATCATTTAAAGCCGATTCGATATAACATACCTGACTATTGTGGTTGAGTTTGTACAAGGTTTGTGTACGATAGCTAATAAAGTTATTATACACTACAACAATTTGCGAAATAAGAGCCTTTAACCAGGCCACATTAAATATCGTTCGCAACTTGTTTGGAAGTAACCATATCACAACAGAATTAAAGTCGATATTAAACATTTGCTTTATAGTTAAGTGTTAGATCATCATCTGTAACTGTTAAGTAACCTGCGTTAGGGGTAACCTTTCCCTGGACCGCTTGCCAGTCGTTGTCCGCGTATTTTGTTTCAACGCTTAATATTTCAGGTATATCAACACCGTCAGTGAGCTGAAGCGAATCAACCAGACTTGCTGGAATAAATTCACCGTTGAAGGGTAGCGCAGTAATAAATTTCCTTATCGTATCTTCGACTGGTGATTGACTAGGGTCTGTAATCAACGTTCCATCCGCATTTAGCACTTGCGGATCATAATATATATCCATAACAAGACGAAGATTGTCACCTTCAGAAGACACAACATTAATAACAACCCCTGCATCTTTTACAGCTGTTATATATGCTGTAAAAGGTGTTAATTCATCAGGAGAACTTGTACTTAAAGGTTGCAATTCTCCATTTTCAGTTTTTGCCACCTTCATAAACAGTGTTCCGTTTTTACTTTCTACGGCAGCATGACTTACTATTTTTGCATCTTCATCTTCTGTTTCGTAGTAGTCTGTTTCTGTCACTAACTCATACCCGTATTGGAATGCTTTAGCTTTTTCGGCATACCACATTTCGTTATGTGTTTTTTGTGTGGCTAGCTTCGCATCAATTTCAGATGTGTGATTATCAAATAGCACCTCCAGCAAATATGAAGCAACTGCAAAAACATACGCAAAAAGCCGCCATAAGGCCGTTTTACTTGTACTTGTAAGCACTTCGCTTAACGCCTCATCATCCTGAACGTTGTCAATTATTCCCTGCTGTATTTCTGTTATATTCCTTGCCATTTATTTAACTTATTATAAAATCAACTTCTAGCTTCCAATATCCAATTCCCTGAGGTTTTAGTGTTTCCGATTGTTCGACACTAAAGTCGGTTGCTATCTTTAAGCCCTTTCCGGCCAGAAACTCAACCACTAATTTGTTTAGCTTTTCGTTTCTTATATTTAAAACACTTCCAACAGGCAGATTCTCTGTTAAACCGATACTGTTATCAATTGTTAGCTTTTCGATTCCTTGTAGGGTTCCGTACTCTTGTATAGCAATGTCAAAAATATTTTGTCCTTGATGAACCGTTTGTGTGTTAGGTGCAATAGATGTATTTTTTCGAACTGTAACGGCAGGCAAATCATAGGTTACAGAGTCATCAACTTTAAGAACACTACCAGGACTTAAAATTGATGTTAATTCTATATTGTTATCCTTAGCTAATTGAGCGACACCCTGCATGTGTCCATACTCGCGTATGGCCACATCAAACAGGGTTTCACCCGACAGTATGCTTATGCTGTTCATTTTCGGCGTTTTTTTGCCTGATCCTGATCGTTACCTTCTAAATTAATATTCACGTTACCGTCTTTTTTAACCTTACCGTCAACGGAAACATTAATCTGATTTCCTGTATTTGCTTGTTTTTTTGCAAACGTATACCCTCCAACCAAACCAATTCCTATACCTAGAAACAGAAAGGTTGTGCACATGAATATTTTACCCTTTACAGTCATAATTCTTTACTTTTATATAACGAGAAATGGCATACACCTTTTTGGGGCTTCGCTTTTTTTTATATACCCCGTCACCGGTTCTACTACCGTTATTATTTGTATTTCCCTCAATTGTTATAAAATACCCAGACTTATCAGTCTTGATGTAAAATCCTACGTGCCCAACTCTTTTTAAAGATGAATAGTAAAATGTAACAACATCACCAGCGAGCGCAATTGTTTTTTTGTTTTTATAGCCTGATTTTGAATACCAAATCACATCCTTATCTCTGGCAAAGGATGGCGACCACGCAGAATTTGGATTACTAATTCCTACATTATATAAATTCCAGGAAACAAACGCTGCACACCAAGCTACTGGATAATCAAAGCCTACATGGTGTAGGTATTTATCTATATCAGGAGAGCTGTTTTGTGTTACTTCTCTTACATGTAGTTGCTCATTTAGATTATTCAATAATTTTTGCCTTACATCAGGCTGAGCCGATGCCGTTATAGATCCAGCTAACACAAACACTAAAAAAATAACTGTAGCTAATATGTACTTTATATTTTTCTCAAGCGTTGGGAAATTTCCATAAAAATCATCTCGTAAAAACCTAAATACATTTGGAAAAATAACCCTTACCCCAAACCATGCTGTAGCCAACACAACAACATAACGAACTATACTATACGCTATCGTTTCAAGTTCAGACATAACGTCAAAAAATGCAGAATTGGGAAAGTAATTTCCTAATACCCAGTTTAGGCAACCAAACGAAATCACTAACACGATTAGTGAAATCATTTCCTCTTTAAATGTTTTAAAAAATTTCTTCATAATCTTTTTTTTATTCCTCCAATTTATAATCAAGTTCAAAGCTCCCATCTTCGCTTATGCTAAGATCGGTTACTGTGTATCCATCTGTTTTTAAACCGACTTTAATCTCTCTTTTAATTTGGTTTAAACTGGTGTTTTGTTGTTTCAAAAACTTATTTAAACCTATTCCAACAGTCGGATTTTCTTTCAGCTCCCCTTTGTTGAGCTCCAGTAACATTTCAACGTGCTGGTCATCGGAAGCACCCGTAACAAAGTCACCGTTTGCCGTAGCAAAGTCGTTGTTTTCGTCTAATAGATAATCCTCACGTGCCATTAGTGTTTTACTTTTTCGTTAATGATTGCTTCAGGATCTGGATCCTCAAGCTGATTGCCAAACCAAGCAGTTGCAGCTGTCTTTAATAATGCTCCACCGTCTCCATTTGCCGGAGCCCAATTTTGAAACGCTGTTTTAAGCATGTTTAAATCGTTTTTAATCTCCTGTATTTCATCTATCACTTTCTGACTGATTGCTATTCCTCCATTGACTCCACCGTTTATGATTATTTCGTCAATATCTGTGGCGGTAATTACGTAGGCATCTGTTTTATTATTCTCAACCAATACAACCAGAACCCGACTACCAAGATTTGGATAAATGGAAACAACATTTTGACCCGGACTTGTAATAGCGTTTAATCTTACTTCAAATAAATCCGGTAAATCTTCACGCTCAACATTACAGGTATTTGCATCTCTATCCACTTTGGTAACCGTACCTTCAGTAACCATTACCGGAATAACCTTTTCGGCTACTTTTTCAGTTGCTGCCTGTATTACACTTTCTAAACTCATACTTTAAAGCTTAATGTGTTTTGACGTTCATAACCCTTTGTTAAATCGTAAACGATTATTGTCTTTTCAATCAAATAATTCCCCTCTCTCTCAGGTTCCAGATCATCAATTATTTTTAGAGTATCTCCAGCATGAGTTCTAGGGTAAGCAAAGCCAGTAATTGAACCTGAATACCCATCAAAACTTAGTTTATTATACCAAGCGTCAGCAGCTTGTTTTAATTCTTTTTCAGTTATTGCTCCAAAGTTTAAAGTTCTAACACTGGCATAGTTTACATCATCACTACCCGTTTCATACTTCAACTTTTTACCGTTACGCTGGTTGGCAATGGCTTTAATTCTAACTTTAACATCCTCTTTTCTATGATACGCAAGATCGTTTCGTTTTACATTATTGTAAAATTTATAAGTCCATATATCACCAATGCCCCTAACATCGTAGGCAAACTGACAGGTAATAACCTGATCCCGGATATATGAATAAAAGCCGTATTGTTTCTGTAATTCTCGCAAAACTCTGTAGCTACTGGCATTACTAATCTGAAAAGTACCTAAGTTGACCCCAGGACATTCGATAGTGTAATTTGGGGCAATAAATTCAAGCAACTGTTTTAAGCTTATACTTGGCCATGCTTTTACAAAGTTGTTGCGTTTTAGGTGATAAAAAGCATCATCTATATGTAATACAAGTGGCTCACTACTTTCAATCTCGTCTAAGAATCCAGAAAACTCAGTCCAATAGTTTCCATCATAACCAAGTTCTATTTTTACAGGATCACCTGTTTTCAAATAATCAAGAACCCCCTGCCCGGCAATCGTTGAATAGTTTCGAGGTAATACAACTATAGCTTTATCACCCAGTTCTTTTACACTCTCGGTAATTTGTACTCTGTTAACATTGTTAAAAACAACATTACCAACTGTTACTCTACTATTTGGTTCGTAATACATTTTCATATCATTGCCCTTGCACAATAAACTCAGCCTGACTTGTACTAATTAAACTCACACTGTACTTTACCGTATCAACATAACCCTCAAC comes from the Saccharicrinis fermentans DSM 9555 = JCM 21142 genome and includes:
- a CDS encoding C40 family peptidase produces the protein MKKFFKTFKEEMISLIVLVISFGCLNWVLGNYFPNSAFFDVMSELETIAYSIVRYVVVLATAWFGVRVIFPNVFRFLRDDFYGNFPTLEKNIKYILATVIFLVFVLAGSITASAQPDVRQKLLNNLNEQLHVREVTQNSSPDIDKYLHHVGFDYPVAWCAAFVSWNLYNVGISNPNSAWSPSFARDKDVIWYSKSGYKNKKTIALAGDVVTFYYSSLKRVGHVGFYIKTDKSGYFITIEGNTNNNGSRTGDGVYKKKRSPKKVYAISRYIKVKNYDCKG